The sequence ggggctacctaccaaagaatgatgaccaggatgtttgagtcgcagcttggaaagactattgaggtatatgtggacgatatggtggtgaagagcaagatggtacctatgcatgtgaaagatttgaataacacctttcaaacacttaaGAAGCACAAGTTGCACCTTAATGCCtctaagtgctcttttggggtgggttctgGTAAGTTCCTAGGTTacatggttactcatagaggaatagaggtaaatTCGGCGCAGGTCAGGGCCATCCATGGCTTGCAACCACCTTGGAATCCGaaagaagttcaaaaattgactGGGATGACTGTtgctctcagcaggtttatctctcggtctgCTAATaggtgcagacctttcttccagttgctgaacaagtggaaaggattccaatggaccgaggagtgtgctttggcttttcaacaacttaaagagTATCTTTCCCAGCCACCTATCATGTCTCGGCTAAAAGTTGATGAAGTCCTATTTGCATATATAGTTGTAGCTATCCAGGCTGTCAGTTTGGTTTTAATACGGGATGACAGTGAAGTACAAAGACCGGTTTACTACGTTAGCAAATCTTTGGGTGAAGCTAAGGTACGTTATCTACCTTTGGAAAAAGCAATTTTGGCCGTAGTGCCTGCTACGCGGAAGCTTGCACATTATTTTCAATCCCACACTGTTGTGGTTCTAACTCAACTTCCTCTCAAGTCGgtattgcgaagtgctgactactcaaGGAGGatagccaaatggggaactattctaggagccttcgatatcaagtatatgcctcgcacctccgtgaagggccaggtcTTGGCTGATTTAGTGGCAGAATTCGTCAAACCCTCGTTAGAAGAAATTGCAAAGGAGTTGCACAtagatgaaaaattagttggcgTGATCACGTGCAATGGGCTTCCGGTGTGGAAAGTATATGTTGACAGCGCAGCGAACCAGAGAGGGTCGGGGATTGGGCTTGTTTTGATATCCCCTAAAGGGATCACCTTTGAAAAATCGCTGAGATTGGCGTGCTCGGCCATCAATAATGAGACTGAGTAGGAAGCTGTCTTAGTTGGTATGGATATGGTTTAGAAAATGAGGGAAGGTCAGTTCATATGTCCTCGGATTTTCAATTAGTCGTGGGCCAGGTGGTGGGAACCATAGAGGCTAGGGAtccgagaatgcaagaatacttgaccaaggtcaaatgtttacaatccaagtttTATTCTTTTACCCTGacgcatgtttctagaagtgaaAACACACATGTAGACTCATTGGTTatgttggcaacatcctcggcttagggtttgcctaggattatcctcgtcgaagatTTGCTGAAACCCGCTTCAACAACTGCAAGTGCCATCCGTATTCATCAAGTAAGACtcggacctagctggatggaccccatagtttcttttctaaaaaacgaCATTTTGCTCaaggagaagtctgaagcaaATAAAATTCGTTGAAAGGAACCTCGATTATGGTTGTTCGAGGATCAAAAGCTGTATAAATGCTCATTTTTCGAACCATACTTGCTGTGTGTACACCC comes from Castanea sativa cultivar Marrone di Chiusa Pesio chromosome 3, ASM4071231v1 and encodes:
- the LOC142629058 gene encoding uncharacterized protein LOC142629058, coding for MTAEEATCEELERFVIDYDPERFFQVGVRLPHREKVDLVTFLKNNIDVRQPPRCSSKEHAKAVKKEPPIMSRLKVDEVLFAYIVVAIQAVSLVLIRDDSEVQRPVYYVSKSLGEAKVRYLPLEKAILAVVPATRKLAHYFQSHTVVVLTQLPLKSGQVLADLVAEFVKPSLEEIAKELHIDEKLVGVITCNGLPVWKVYVDSAANQRGSGIGLVLISPKGITFEKSLRLACSAINNETE